Proteins encoded within one genomic window of Cucumis sativus cultivar 9930 chromosome 3, Cucumber_9930_V3, whole genome shotgun sequence:
- the LOC101210102 gene encoding DUF21 domain-containing protein At5g52790 isoform X3 gives MAANDVPCCEPRFWMYLLICVGLVAFAGLMSGLTLGLMSLSLVDLEVLVKSGRPDDRKNAAKILPIVKNQHLLLCTLLISNAMAMEALPIFIDALLPAWGAIVISVTLILTFGEIIPQAICSRYGLSVGAKLSVVVRVLVLVLFPLSYPISKLLDWLLGKGHFALLRRAELKTFVDMHGNKAGKGGELTQEETTIITGALDMTLKTAKDAMTPLAKLFSLDINSKLDEKTMELILRKGHSRVPIYSGYPTNIIGIILVKNLIKFHPEDETPIRNLTIRKVPRVRENLPLYDILNEFQQGHSHMAVVIKSHNEAKRPADSNKPELETATPVTEMELGHIKLQIGNICSNGDTDTDGKSMPDFDENVIGIITLEDVMEELLQEEIFYKCF, from the exons ATGGCTGCAAATGATGTTCCATGCTGTGAGCCAAGGTTCTGGATGTATCTTTTGATATGTGTAGGTTTGGTTGCTTTTGCTGGTCTTATGTCAGGGCTTACGCTTGGACTTATGTCGCTCAGCTTGGTTGATCTCGAGGTTCTTGTCAAATCTGGCAGGCCCGACGACCGGAAAAATGCTG CTAAAATTCTGCCCATAGTAAAGAACCAGCATTTGCTTCTTTGCACACTCCTCATAAGCAATGCTATGGCAATGGAG GCCCTGCCTATCTTCATTGATGCACTTCTACCAGCTTGGGGTGCAATTGTGATATCAGTCACTCTCATACTAACTTTTGGAGAG ATTATTCCTCAAGCTATATGTTCGAGGTATGGGCTGAGTGTTGGCGCTAAGCTGTCCGTCGTTGTTCGGGTGCTTGTCTTAGTCCTCTTTCCTTTGTCTTACCCCATCAGTAAG TTATTAGATTGGCTTCTGGGGAAGGGGCATTTTGCACTTCTAAGAAGGGCAGAGCTCAAGACATTTGTGGATATGCATGGGAATAAG GCAGGGAAAGGTGGAGAATTGACTCAAGAAGAAACTACCATTATCACTGGAGCTTTGGACATGACACTCAAAACTGCCAAAGATGCTATGACTCCATTAGCCAAATTGTTCTCACTTGATATAAATTCCAAACTTGATGA GAAAACCATGGAGCTGATTTTAAGAAAAGGACATAGTCGAGTGCCAATATACTCTGGATATCCAACTAATATCATTGGTATTATTTTG GTTAAAAATCTGATCAAATTTCATCCAGAGGATGAAACTCCCATCAGAAATCTCACCATCAGAAAAGTTCCAAG GGTACGTGAGAACTTACCTTTGTATGACATTTTGAACGAGTTCCAACAAGGACATAGTCATATGGCTGTTGTCATAAAGAGTCATAATGAAGCCAAAAGGCCTGCAG ATTCTAACAAACCAGAACTCGAAACCGCGACACCAGTAACTGAGATGGAGTTAGGACATATTAAGTTGCAAATAGGGAATATTTGCTCTAATGGAGATACTGATACCGATGGAAAATCAATGCCagattttgatgaaaatgttATTGGTATCATAACATTGGAGGATGTCATGGAAGAACTTTTACAg GAAGAGATAttctataaatgtttttaa
- the LOC101209857 gene encoding DNA-directed primase/polymerase protein: MASTVKDDVDRLFECFKCGVSPPQSAVRRKKKRKSKVKPECSVNFETPVSGPVEKAEENASSIQDTVEKIGLTSKDKGSRSKFSPIVFYGSPRGVPPKRPSSLWRLLREIRVDLSEQSRFKLSKQVWATFPRQEEAIKFSREHTDVHIFSYQDHFNGQRRFLVSSYSEFWHRYKSMDAKCRHHYEVIQEGAPCHLYFDLEYSKRINTGKNGDEMVDSLISVVLQALNEKYSIQGSFDWVLELDSSNEEKFSRHLIIRVPKVAFKDNSHAGAFVGEICSRICSAKVEGRYEELFIKKDSSSTERPSHLFVDNAVYSRNRCFRLALSSKAGKTSVLLPTGRHACTKMCEEDMFMASLICNVDADCEKLLVCKMDLDCIKTLQFEMEEKCNFGHNFSFTKEAVLTGSMRDFSATSCMGKSPFPDVDKFVQSVASTGNVAGKIRCWYWFSEFGLIVYSMSSNRYCERIGREHKSNHVMYVVDLRRAAYYQKCHDPDCRGYRSPLRPIPIDAIPSPWISTDSGQISNDMVSTHDCIDYHQSPSNDENCLLLFSDKNITDSSVKDSWWLEVMRVADDVENKRNMVLGKLDFEDDDWWMAVENSVKDLST; the protein is encoded by the exons ATGGCATCAACCGTGAAGGACGACGTCGATCGATTGTTTGAATGTTTCAAGTGCGGCGTTTCTCCTCCTC AATCTGCTGTGAgacgaaaaaagaaaagaaaaagtaaggTGAAGCCCGAGTGTTCAGTAAACTTTGAGACTCCAGTTTCTGGACCGGTTGAAAAAGCGGAGGAAAATGCATCGAGTATTCAAGATACTGTGGAGAAA ATTGGTTTGACAAGTAAAGATAAAGGTTCTCGTTCTAAGTTCTCTCCAATCGTATTTTATGGTTCGCCTAGAGGCGTCCCTCCAAAGAGGCCATCTAGTTTATGGAGATTATTGCGTGAAATCCGTGTCGATCTTTCTGAGCAAAGCAGATTCAAGTTAAG CAAGCAAGTGTGGGCTACATTTCCCAGACAAGAAGAAGCAATTAAGTTTTCGAGAGAGCACACTGATGTTCATATTTTTAGTTATCAAGATCACTTTAATGGACAAAGGAGATTTCTAGTCTCATCTTACAGTGAGTTCTGGCATAG GTATAAAAGTATGGATGCAAAATGTCGACACCATTATGAAGTGATTCAAGAG GGTGCTCCGTGCCAcctttattttgatttggagTACAGTAAAAGAATCAATACGGGAAAAAATGGAGACGAAATGGTTGATTCTTTGATATCAGTTGTTCTGCAAGCCTTAAATGAAAAGTATTCAATTCAGGGAAGCTTTGACTGGGTACTAGAGCTTGATTCCTCAAACGAAG AGAAGTTCTCTCGCCACTTGATAATCCGCGTACCAAAAGTTGCTTTTAAGGATAATTCACATGCTGGAGCATTTGTTGGTGAG ATATGTTCACGGATTTGTAGTGCAAAAGTGGAAGGAAGATACGAAGAactgtttataaaaaaagattcaagCTCCACTGAACGTCCGAGCCATCTGTTTGTGGACAATGCAGTTTATTCTAGAAATCGTTGCTTTCGTTTAGCTTTGTCATCGAAGGCAGGGAAAACTTCTGTGCTTCTACCTACGGGGAGACATGCATGTACAAAAATG TGTGAGGAAGACATGTTCATGGCATCCTTGATCTGCAACGTTGATGCTGACTGTGAAAAGCTTCTGGTTTGCAAAATGGATTTAGACTGCATAAAGACATTGCAATTTGAGATGGAG GAGAAATGTAATTTTGGACACAATTTCAGTTTCACCAAAGAAGCGGTGTTGACTGGTTCCATGAGAGATTTTTCAGCAACCTCTTGCATGGGAAAATCTCCATTTCCAGATGTGGATAAGTTTGTTCAATCAGTTGCCTCCACTGGAAATGTAGCAG GAAAAATACGCTGCTGGTACTGGTTCTCAGAATTTGGACTAATAGTCTACAGCATGTCCAGTAATAGATACTGTGAACGAATTGGTCGAGAACACAAAAGCAATCATG TGATGTATGTTGTCGATCTTAGGAGGGCTGCCTATTATCAGAAGTGTCACGATCCAGATTGTAGAG GTTATCGATCTCCTCTGCGTCCAATCCCAATTGATGCCATTCCTAGTCCATGGATTTCCACAGATTCAGGACAGATATCAAATGACATGGTGTCAACCCATGATTGCATTGACTATCATCAATCTCCAAGCAACGATGAAAATTGTCTTCTGCTTTTCAGTGATAAGAACATTACAGATAGCAGCGTCAAGGATTCCTGGTGGCTTGAAGTGATGAGAGTGGCAGACGATGTTGAAAACAAACGGAACATG GTCCTTGGAAAACTAGACTTCGAAGACGATGACTGGTGGATGGCTGTGGAAAACTCAGTAAAAGATTTGTCTACTTGA
- the LOC101210428 gene encoding protein SAR DEFICIENT 4, whose protein sequence is MASASNNPKDDTETNLTKKITVRTPMVITKEALDSILQHQNLIEHFQSSLPIVFPTISSPMRQSHAVQPHSSLLLMPSWSSSPSLPYIGVKLVTHFPQNSAINLPAIHASYSLFSSTTGQTLGSMDGTALTLYRTSCISGLAAKYLARPDSRVMVMVGAGALGPHLIKAHLAVRPSVKKVIIWNRTEERAKKLADEMRENAGLDGVCFESSANLDDAISVADIVSCATNSEVPLVKGDKLKGGAYLNLVGSFQHSMRECDDMAMKRGRVFVDCEEALEEAGELVGALERGVIEKSDIMGLVDLIKKGEIVGRRNEDEIFVFKSVGSAVFDLVAAQLAYETTT, encoded by the exons ATGGCTTCCGCATCCAACAACCCAAAAGACGACACCGAAACAAATCTCACAAAGAAGATTACAGTCAGAACTCCAATGGTTATCACCAAAGAAGCTTTGGACTCCATTCTTCAACACCAAAATCTAATCGAACACTTCCAATCATCTCTGCCGATCGTCTTCCCCACAATTTCCAGCCCAATGCGTCAAAGCCATGCCGTTCAACCCCATTCCTCTCTCCTCCTCATGCCCTCTTggtcttcttctccttctcttccCTATATAGGCGTCAAGCTTGTAACCCATTTCCCCCAAAATTCCGCCATTAACTTACCTGCAATTCATGCGAGTTACTCGCTCTTTAGCTCCACCACTGGCCAAACTCTGGGCTCCATGGACGGTACTGCTTTGACTCTTTACAGAACTTCTTGTATCTCTGGTTTAGCTGCGAAATATTTAGCCAGACCTGACAGTAGGGTCATGGTTATGGTGGGTGCGGGTGCCTTGGGACCCCATTTGATCAAAGCTCATTTGGCAGTAAGACCCAGCGTTAAGAAAGTGATTATTTGGAACAGAACTGAAGAAAGAGCTAAAAAACTAGCTGATGAGATGCGGGAAAACGCAGGGCTAGATGGTGTCTGCTTTGAGAGTAGTGCAAATCTGGATGATGCGATCTCGGTGGCGGATATTGTGAGCTGTGCAACAAACTCGGAGGTTCCTCTAGTCAAAg GTGATAAGTTGAAGGGTGGGGCGTACTTAAATTTGGTGGGGTCGTTCCAGCACTCAATGAGGGAGTGTGACGATATGGCGATGAAGAGAGGGAGAGTTTTCGTGGATTGTGAAGAAGCTTTGGAGGAGGCAGGGGAGTTGGTGGGAGCTTTGGAGAGAGGGGTTATTGAGAAGAGTGATATTATGGGATTGGTggatttgataaaaaaaggGGAGATTGTTGGAAGGAGAAATGAGgatgaaatttttgtattcaAATCTGTTGGATCTGCAGTGTTCGACCTCGTTGCAGCTCAGTTAGCGTACGAAACAACCACATGA
- the LOC101210178 gene encoding uncharacterized protein LOC101210178, translated as MTLFSRPQISIIFLFLLLIFVFPVRSEDVSSAIRLPSEATNNDGDVDLCPVSVPSSCPVKCFRTDPVCGVDGVTYWCGCADALCSGVKVAKMGFCEVGNGGSAPIPGQALLLVHILWLIILGVSVLFGLF; from the coding sequence ATGACCCTCTTCTCTAGACCCCAAATTtccataattttcttatttttactCCTCATCTTCGTCTTTCCAGTCCGATCTGAGGATGTTTCCTCAGCCATCCGCTTGCCTTCTGAAGCCACCAATAACGACGGCGATGTAGATCTCTGTCCTGTATCGGTGCCCTCTTCTTGCCCCGTGAAATGCTTTAGAACGGACCCGGTCTGCGGGGTTGATGGCGTTACGTACTGGTGTGGTTGTGCCGATGCTTTGTGTTCAGGTGTCAAGGTCGCCAAGATGGGATTTTGTGAGGTCGGCAACGGTGGTTCTGCGCCTATTCCTGGCCAGGCTCTCCTCTTGGTGCATATCTTGTGGTTGATCATACTTGGAGTTTCCGTCTTGTTTGGACTCTTCTGA
- the LOC101210102 gene encoding DUF21 domain-containing protein At5g52790 isoform X2 translates to MAANDVPCCEPRFWMYLLICVGLVAFAGLMSGLTLGLMSLSLVDLEVLVKSGRPDDRKNAAKILPIVKNQHLLLCTLLISNAMAMEALPIFIDALLPAWGAIVISVTLILTFGEIIPQAICSRYGLSVGAKLSVVVRVLVLVLFPLSYPISKLLDWLLGKGHFALLRRAELKTFVDMHGNKAGKGGELTQEETTIITGALDMTLKTAKDAMTPLAKLFSLDINSKLDEKTMELILRKGHSRVPIYSGYPTNIIGIILVKNLIKFHPEDETPIRNLTIRKVPRVRENLPLYDILNEFQQGHSHMAVVIKSHNEAKRPADSNKPELETATPVTEMELGHIKLQIGNICSNGDTDTDGKSMPDFDENVIGIITLEDVMEELLQEEILDETDEYVAVHNKLKVNMEVRRSTSESPGGPRLQWMSPVASPLSSYHHSPLSSSYNHSPILHSPIPPHIHSPFNPPSLSSSPRNYFHSSPTPCSVPSLSASPSHKISRKSYEKLKKPNGS, encoded by the exons ATGGCTGCAAATGATGTTCCATGCTGTGAGCCAAGGTTCTGGATGTATCTTTTGATATGTGTAGGTTTGGTTGCTTTTGCTGGTCTTATGTCAGGGCTTACGCTTGGACTTATGTCGCTCAGCTTGGTTGATCTCGAGGTTCTTGTCAAATCTGGCAGGCCCGACGACCGGAAAAATGCTG CTAAAATTCTGCCCATAGTAAAGAACCAGCATTTGCTTCTTTGCACACTCCTCATAAGCAATGCTATGGCAATGGAG GCCCTGCCTATCTTCATTGATGCACTTCTACCAGCTTGGGGTGCAATTGTGATATCAGTCACTCTCATACTAACTTTTGGAGAG ATTATTCCTCAAGCTATATGTTCGAGGTATGGGCTGAGTGTTGGCGCTAAGCTGTCCGTCGTTGTTCGGGTGCTTGTCTTAGTCCTCTTTCCTTTGTCTTACCCCATCAGTAAG TTATTAGATTGGCTTCTGGGGAAGGGGCATTTTGCACTTCTAAGAAGGGCAGAGCTCAAGACATTTGTGGATATGCATGGGAATAAG GCAGGGAAAGGTGGAGAATTGACTCAAGAAGAAACTACCATTATCACTGGAGCTTTGGACATGACACTCAAAACTGCCAAAGATGCTATGACTCCATTAGCCAAATTGTTCTCACTTGATATAAATTCCAAACTTGATGA GAAAACCATGGAGCTGATTTTAAGAAAAGGACATAGTCGAGTGCCAATATACTCTGGATATCCAACTAATATCATTGGTATTATTTTG GTTAAAAATCTGATCAAATTTCATCCAGAGGATGAAACTCCCATCAGAAATCTCACCATCAGAAAAGTTCCAAG GGTACGTGAGAACTTACCTTTGTATGACATTTTGAACGAGTTCCAACAAGGACATAGTCATATGGCTGTTGTCATAAAGAGTCATAATGAAGCCAAAAGGCCTGCAG ATTCTAACAAACCAGAACTCGAAACCGCGACACCAGTAACTGAGATGGAGTTAGGACATATTAAGTTGCAAATAGGGAATATTTGCTCTAATGGAGATACTGATACCGATGGAAAATCAATGCCagattttgatgaaaatgttATTGGTATCATAACATTGGAGGATGTCATGGAAGAACTTTTACAg GAAGAGATATTGGATGAGACTGATGAATATGTTGCTGTCCACAACAA GCTGAAAGTGAATATGGAAGTAAGGAGATCAACATCGGAATCACCAGGAGGACCTCGTCTGCAATGGATGTCACCAGTGGCATCCCCATTATCTTCATACCATCATtctccactttcttcttcatacAATCACTCACCAATACTTCATTCTCCAATTCCTCCACATATTCACTCCCCATTTAATCCACCATCCCTCTCTTCTTCCCCAAGAAACTACTTTCATTCTTCTCCAACTCCATGCTCTGTTCCTTCTCTTTCTGCTTCACCTTCTcataag aTTTCAAGGAAATCATATGAGAAGCTGAAGAAGCCAAATGGATCATAG
- the LOC101210102 gene encoding DUF21 domain-containing protein At5g52790 isoform X1 — protein MAANDVPCCEPRFWMYLLICVGLVAFAGLMSGLTLGLMSLSLVDLEVLVKSGRPDDRKNAAKILPIVKNQHLLLCTLLISNAMAMEALPIFIDALLPAWGAIVISVTLILTFGEIIPQAICSRYGLSVGAKLSVVVRVLVLVLFPLSYPISKLLDWLLGKGHFALLRRAELKTFVDMHGNKAGKGGELTQEETTIITGALDMTLKTAKDAMTPLAKLFSLDINSKLDEKTMELILRKGHSRVPIYSGYPTNIIGIILVKNLIKFHPEDETPIRNLTIRKVPRVRENLPLYDILNEFQQGHSHMAVVIKSHNEAKRPADSNKPELETATPVTEMELGHIKLQIGNICSNGDTDTDGKSMPDFDENVIGIITLEDVMEELLQEEILDETDEYVAVHNKLKVNMEVRRSTSESPGGPRLQWMSPVASPLSSYHHSPLSSSYNHSPILHSPIPPHIHSPFNPPSLSSSPRNYFHSSPTPCSVPSLSASPSHKVFFSLSVHTYIYSYSSNRV, from the exons ATGGCTGCAAATGATGTTCCATGCTGTGAGCCAAGGTTCTGGATGTATCTTTTGATATGTGTAGGTTTGGTTGCTTTTGCTGGTCTTATGTCAGGGCTTACGCTTGGACTTATGTCGCTCAGCTTGGTTGATCTCGAGGTTCTTGTCAAATCTGGCAGGCCCGACGACCGGAAAAATGCTG CTAAAATTCTGCCCATAGTAAAGAACCAGCATTTGCTTCTTTGCACACTCCTCATAAGCAATGCTATGGCAATGGAG GCCCTGCCTATCTTCATTGATGCACTTCTACCAGCTTGGGGTGCAATTGTGATATCAGTCACTCTCATACTAACTTTTGGAGAG ATTATTCCTCAAGCTATATGTTCGAGGTATGGGCTGAGTGTTGGCGCTAAGCTGTCCGTCGTTGTTCGGGTGCTTGTCTTAGTCCTCTTTCCTTTGTCTTACCCCATCAGTAAG TTATTAGATTGGCTTCTGGGGAAGGGGCATTTTGCACTTCTAAGAAGGGCAGAGCTCAAGACATTTGTGGATATGCATGGGAATAAG GCAGGGAAAGGTGGAGAATTGACTCAAGAAGAAACTACCATTATCACTGGAGCTTTGGACATGACACTCAAAACTGCCAAAGATGCTATGACTCCATTAGCCAAATTGTTCTCACTTGATATAAATTCCAAACTTGATGA GAAAACCATGGAGCTGATTTTAAGAAAAGGACATAGTCGAGTGCCAATATACTCTGGATATCCAACTAATATCATTGGTATTATTTTG GTTAAAAATCTGATCAAATTTCATCCAGAGGATGAAACTCCCATCAGAAATCTCACCATCAGAAAAGTTCCAAG GGTACGTGAGAACTTACCTTTGTATGACATTTTGAACGAGTTCCAACAAGGACATAGTCATATGGCTGTTGTCATAAAGAGTCATAATGAAGCCAAAAGGCCTGCAG ATTCTAACAAACCAGAACTCGAAACCGCGACACCAGTAACTGAGATGGAGTTAGGACATATTAAGTTGCAAATAGGGAATATTTGCTCTAATGGAGATACTGATACCGATGGAAAATCAATGCCagattttgatgaaaatgttATTGGTATCATAACATTGGAGGATGTCATGGAAGAACTTTTACAg GAAGAGATATTGGATGAGACTGATGAATATGTTGCTGTCCACAACAA GCTGAAAGTGAATATGGAAGTAAGGAGATCAACATCGGAATCACCAGGAGGACCTCGTCTGCAATGGATGTCACCAGTGGCATCCCCATTATCTTCATACCATCATtctccactttcttcttcatacAATCACTCACCAATACTTCATTCTCCAATTCCTCCACATATTCACTCCCCATTTAATCCACCATCCCTCTCTTCTTCCCCAAGAAACTACTTTCATTCTTCTCCAACTCCATGCTCTGTTCCTTCTCTTTCTGCTTCACCTTCTcataaggtttttttttctctttccgtacatacatacatatactcATACTCATCTAACAGAGTTTGA